In Kitasatospora sp. NBC_00240, the following are encoded in one genomic region:
- a CDS encoding SGNH/GDSL hydrolase family protein, with protein MHRRSPGGPAAVIGALLLAVVLLTAGCTGGTAGPGAAASGPGASASPTASSAPPAGPYVALGDSYTAGLKIEPQVGEPRGCARSAVNYPSLVARTLGLTGADFRDVSCSGARTPDLTGPQQTSDGSNPAQLDALSAATRLVTVGIGGNDAGFMDVVGECARRSLTNSLSQSLGRTAAAEAPCRDHYASAQGGDQVRRKVDAAGEKLAEVLREIGRRAPQARVFVVGYPMLLPTDPAPCASVLEGAVTPADLGFLAEKEQELNTMLARRAEAAGARFVDTATPSAGHDLCAAAARWIEPPFPAPGLAAVHPNALGQQGVAAAVLQAVRG; from the coding sequence GTGCACAGGCGATCACCCGGCGGCCCGGCGGCCGTCATCGGCGCGCTGCTGCTCGCCGTAGTACTGCTGACCGCGGGCTGCACCGGCGGGACGGCCGGCCCGGGCGCCGCGGCGTCCGGGCCCGGCGCGAGTGCGAGCCCCACTGCGTCGTCCGCCCCGCCCGCCGGCCCGTACGTCGCGCTGGGGGACTCGTACACCGCCGGCCTGAAGATCGAACCGCAGGTCGGCGAGCCCCGGGGCTGCGCCCGCTCGGCGGTCAACTACCCCTCCCTGGTGGCCAGGACGCTCGGTCTCACCGGCGCCGACTTCCGGGACGTCAGCTGCAGCGGCGCCCGGACGCCCGACCTGACGGGCCCGCAGCAGACCTCGGACGGCTCCAACCCGGCCCAGCTGGACGCTCTGTCGGCGGCCACCCGGCTGGTGACCGTCGGGATCGGCGGCAACGACGCCGGCTTCATGGACGTGGTGGGCGAGTGCGCCCGGCGGAGCCTGACGAACTCGCTGTCCCAGAGCCTGGGCCGGACGGCGGCCGCCGAGGCGCCCTGCCGGGACCACTACGCCTCGGCCCAGGGTGGTGACCAGGTCCGGCGCAAGGTGGATGCGGCGGGGGAGAAGCTCGCCGAGGTGCTGCGCGAGATCGGGCGACGGGCTCCGCAGGCCCGGGTGTTCGTGGTCGGATACCCGATGTTGCTGCCGACGGACCCGGCGCCCTGCGCGTCGGTGCTGGAGGGCGCGGTGACCCCGGCCGACCTGGGTTTCCTGGCCGAGAAGGAGCAGGAGCTCAACACCATGCTCGCCCGGCGGGCGGAGGCGGCCGGCGCCCGGTTCGTGGACACCGCGACGCCCTCCGCCGGCCACGACCTGTGCGCCGCCGCGGCCCGCTGGATCGAGCCGCCCTTCCCGGCGCCCGGCCTGGCCGCCGTCCACCCGAACGCCTTGGGTCAGCAGGGGGTCGCGGCCGCTGTACTGCAGGCCGTCCGGGGGTAG
- the nirD gene encoding nitrite reductase small subunit NirD has translation MTVVATETAFTVATEAVATDRIEVLAEGTWAPVCDLDRLAPGRGVAALLPDGRQAAVFRDHLDRVHAIANRDPFTGAYVLSRGLLGSTPDGRVYVASPLLKQRFDLVTGECLDDESVRIVVHPTRLSPA, from the coding sequence ATGACCGTCGTCGCCACTGAGACCGCCTTCACCGTCGCCACCGAGGCCGTCGCCACCGACCGGATCGAGGTGCTCGCCGAAGGCACCTGGGCACCCGTCTGCGACCTGGACCGGCTCGCCCCGGGACGCGGTGTGGCCGCCCTGCTGCCGGACGGCCGGCAGGCCGCGGTGTTCCGCGACCACCTGGACCGCGTCCACGCGATCGCCAACCGGGACCCGTTCACCGGCGCGTACGTGCTGTCCCGCGGGCTGCTCGGCTCCACCCCCGACGGCCGGGTCTACGTCGCCTCGCCGCTGCTCAAGCAGCGGTTCGACCTGGTCACCGGCGAGTGCCTGGACGACGAGTCGGTGCGGATCGTCGTCCACCCGACCCGGCTGAGCCCGGCCTGA